In the genome of Balnearium lithotrophicum, the window GATAGGGCGTACATAATTGCCCATGGGAGAGTGATAGCTTCGGGATTTCCCGAAGAAGTTGCCAAGGAGGAAACTGTCAGGAAAGTTTATCTTGGTTCAGAGTTTGAGCTCTAAACTAATAGTATAATGGATAAAAATATTGGGGATTTTCCATTGTTACTTACAGAACCCGAAGTTTACGAATTACTAAAGAAATACCGTATAGAAACTCCAAGGTATAGAGTTTTCACGAGAGGAGAAACTCCCAACTGGAGTACGTTCCCTGCAGTTTTAAAAATCGTTTCAAGGGAGAAACTACACAAGAGCAACGTCGGTGGTGTCGTTTTCGTTTCTTCTAAGGATGAGTTAATAAAGAAGTTGAAAGAGTTTGAAGGTAGATTTCCCGATGTTGAAAAATTTATTGTTGAGGAAAAAATCTCCGGCATTGAGGCCTTTGTAGGAGTCAAAAGGGACGATTCTTTTCTCCACTCAATAGGAACAGGAACGGGGGGAATTTTTGTAGAGCTCTTTAAAGACGTTGTTTTTATTCCTTTAGAGTCCTCAAGGGAGGAAACTTTAAACTCCCTTAAGAAAACGAAGCTGTTTAGGCTTATAGAAGGATTTAGAAACTTTAGGGGTAATTTAGAGCTCTTTTTAGATTTCATAGAAAAATTAAAGACTCTCCTAAGGGAAAACTTAGAAATCTACGAACTCGACCTGAATCCAACCTTTATAACTGAGGAAAGGGTAGTTCCTGCAGATGGGAGGGCTTTTCTAAAGGAGCTGCCGAAGAGGGAAGAGTTTTCTCCCTTGGACGGTGAAATCTTTAGGCCTCAAACGGTTGCAGTTATTGGAGCATCAAACAACCCGAAGAAAGTCGGTTATGCCTTAGTTAGAAATCTGGAGCACTTTAAGGGAAAGCTCTTTCCGGTTAACCCAAAGTATGAGGAAGTTTTAGGTTTCAAGTGCTACCCATCGGTTAAGGAGATTCCTGAAGAGGTAGATTGTTCATTAATTGCCGTTCCATCAAAACTCGTTCCTGAGGTCTTGAGAGAGTGTGGAGAGAAGGGAATTAAGCTTTCAGTCGTCATATCTGCAGGTTTTGGAGAAACGGGAGAGGAAGGAAAGAGGCTTGAGGAGAGGTTAAAAGAGATTTGTAAAAAGTACAAAATGAGGCTATTAGGTCCCAATACGTTGGGATTTATGGTTCCGAGCTTAAAACTTAACGCATCATTTTCATCGTCCATGCCTCCTGCAGGGAATGTTTCATTTCTGTCTCAGAGCGGAGCTCTCATAACTGCAGTTGTCGATAGAGCCATAGAGGAGAGGTTTGGATTCTCCGAAGTAGTTAGTCTAGGAAATCAGGCGGATATTGAGATAACCGAAACAATAGAACTTGCAGTGAGGAACAGGGATACAAAGGTAATTCTTTCCTACGTTGAGGGGGTAAGGTTTGGAAGGGAGCTTCTTTCCTTTGTCGGAGAGAAACCAACTGTTTTCATAAAGGCAGGAAGGGGAGAGAGTGGTAAGAGGGCAGCGGCCTCCCATACAGGTTCTTTGGCAGGTGACTACAAGCTGTTCAGGGACCTAATCGAGACAAAGGGAGGAATAGTCGTTGACTCCTTGGAGGAGGCCTTTGACGTTTGCAACTTTCTGAAGACCTACGGAAGGTTAAGAGGAAAGAGGATTTTAATAGTAACAAATGCAGGTGGTCCCGGAACTCTGGCCTCCGATTACTCTGAAGAGTTTGGACTTGAGCTTATATCGATTAGTCCTGTAAAGGAGGAGCTCTCAAAGTACCTTCCTCCAAACTGGAGCAGGATAAATCCTGTTGACCTGATAGGGGATGCAACTTCCGACAGGTACAGGAACGCATTTAAGGTTCTTGAAAAGTTGGACTGGGACGTCTGCCTTGTAATAGTTACTCCACAATCTATGACAGATTCACCGGAGATTGCCCAAGAAGTTATAAAATTGAGAAATAGGACAAAAAGAGCAGTTGTTGGTTGTTTCATGGGAGGTCACTCTGTTAGGACGGCCGTTGAAATTCTAAAGAGTGAAGGAATACCAGTATATCCAGACCCTTTTAGGGCTGTTAATTCAATAAGGAGGGGAGTATGGAGCGTTCAGTCATCATCGGAGGAGAGGCCGGAGAGGGAATAAAGGAAGGGACCAATCTCCTATCCAAAGTCTTAGTGAACATAGGTTATTCTGTCTTCACCTATCACGACTATCCTTCTCTTATAAGGGGAGGACACAACTTCTCAACCGTCAGGTTTTCAAACGAGGAGGTGAAATCTCCCGTTAAAATGGGAGACTACATAGTTGCCCTTGACGATAGGAGCGTGAGGAGACACAGGGAGGATGCAAAAACTGAAACCGTCTGGATTCTCGATGAGGGAGTTAAGGAAGAGGTAAATGGAAAGGTAATAAGGTTACCAATAAGAAAGGAAGTTAAGGGTGTCATGAGGAGCTCTGCAACACTTGGAGCTCTCCTTAAAGCATTTAGAATTCCTGAGGAAGAGGGATTAGCCGTTCTTAAGGAGTTAAAAAATTACGAGGAGAACGAGAGGATATTCAAGAGGTTCTACGAAATTTCTCAGGAAGTTGAGGAAATCGTAGAGGTTGAGGGAATAAAGGGTGAGTACATATCTGGAAGTGAGGCAATTGCCCTTGGGGCAGTTGACGGTGGACTGAACGTTTACATAGCCTACCCTATGACACCTGCATCACCCGTCCTTCACTTCTTGGCTTCTAAAAAGAGGGAGCTTGGAGTAAAGGTAGTTCAGCCTGAGAATGAAATCGGCGTAATAAACATGGTCTTAGGGGCAGCCTACGCAGGTGGAAGGTCAATGACGGGGACGTCGGGGGGAGGATTTGCCCTCATGACCGAGACTTTGAGCCTTGCAGGAATGAGTGAAACTCCTGTTGTTATATACGAGGCTCAGAGGGGAGCTCCGTCAACGGGAGTTCCAACGTACACAGAGCAGGCCGACCTCCTCTTCGTTCTCTTTGCAGGTCACGGAGACTTTCCAAGAATAGTTGTTGCACCTTCAGATGCTAAGGAGTGTTACCTTCTAACGAGAGAAGCCTTAAACCTTGCTTGGAAGTTTCAGGTTCCCGTTGTAGTTTTAGGAAGTAAAAACGTTGGAGAGAGTTTTTATACGCAGGAGATAGTTAGAGAGAAGGTAGTTGAGGAGCCAAAAGTTTGGAGTGGCAGTGGAGAGTACAGAAGGTACGAAATAACCGAGGATGGAGTTTCACCCCTTGCCTTTCCTGGAACAAAGGGAGTTGTTGTAAAGGCAACGAGCTACGAACACAACGAGGAGGGAATAACGACTGAAGAACCCTCAGAAATTGTGAGGATGATGGACAAGAGGGAGAGGAAGAGAAAGACGATAGAGGAGTTTTTCAGGAAAAGGGATGACACTGTTTCCGTTGGAGGGGACTTAAGTTCAAGGAGAGTTTTAGTTACGTGGGGTGAGAACTGGGGAGTTTGCTGTGAGGTTGGCGAGGAGCTTGGATACAAAGCTGTAAAGCCAAACTACTTGGAACCCTTCCCATCAGAGAGACTCCTTTCCGAACTTGAAGGAGCAGAGGAAGTTACAGTTGTGGAGCTCTCACCTTCAGGACAGTTTGAGAAGCTCCTAAAAATGAACGGAATCTCTGTAAACAACAGGTTTAGAAAGTACGATACAAGGCCAATCTTCAAGGAGGAGTTGGCAGAATTTCTATCGGGAGGGAGAGATGCTTAATTTGAAGACAAAGGCGGAGATTACATGGTGTCCCGGATGTGGGAACTTCGGAATACTCAAGGCCTTTGAGAGTGCAGTTAACGAACTTTCCAACGAAGTACCCGTTGAGAACTTTGTAATTGCCTCGGGAATTGGATGTCACGGAAAGATTGTCGACTACATCAATTTGAACAGCTTCTACTCGATACACGGTAGAGCTCTCTCAAACCTTGAAGGAATGAGGTTGGTTAACGACAAGCTCGTCTGTGTTGGATTTGTAGGTGATGGAGATATTTACGCCGAAGGAGTTTCCCACCTAATCTTCGCAGCAAAGAGGAACGTAAATATAACTGCAATAGTCCACGATAACCGCTCCTACAGTTTAACAACAGGTCAGTTTACACCAACGAGTCCTTCAAAATTCAAGGGAAAGTCAACTCCTGAAGGTCCTCCTGAGGACCCTATTAACCCACTCTTACTTATGCTTTCATCCGGAGCGACATTTGTAGCCCGTGGATTTGCCGGAGACATACCACACTTGACTTATCTAATAAAGGAGGCCATAAAACATAAAGGGTTCTCGTTTATCGATGTCCTTCAGCCCTGTGTTACGTTCTTCAACACGTTTCCTTTCTACAGGAAACACTGCTACAAGTTGGAGGAAGTTAACCACGATGTGACAAACTTTGAACTTGCAGTTGAAAGGGCAAAGGAGTGGGACTACAACGATGACAGTGAGGATGTAAGGATTCCAATAGGTATATTCTACAGAGTAGAAAAACCAACTTACGAGGAGAGAGTAGGTTAACATACTGTTGTTGTGTTGAAGTTCAGAAAGAAGGTGGACACCCTAAAATAAGATTTGAACTCCAACAAAAGGAGGTGTCCACCAATGAAACAATTAAAGAAATTCAAAGGAGCATCCCTGCACATATCAAATACACCCTTCAAAAAAACAATCAAAAGAGGAACGAAAATCAAAACAAAACTCGACCTAACAAAAGACCCAAACGTGAGAAAAAGACTTAAATGGATTCAACACTACGAAAAACACCAAAATGCAAGACTAACCTGCAGATACTTCGGAATAAGTCCAACTACCTTCTACAAATGGAAAAATAGATACAAAAAGTACGGTTTAGAAGGCCTCAAAGACAGAAACAAAAGACCCCACAGAGTAAGACAACCTCAGAT includes:
- a CDS encoding helix-turn-helix domain-containing protein, with the protein product MKQLKKFKGASLHISNTPFKKTIKRGTKIKTKLDLTKDPNVRKRLKWIQHYEKHQNARLTCRYFGISPTTFYKWKNRYKKYGLEGLKDRNKRPHRVRQPQ
- a CDS encoding 2-oxoacid:acceptor oxidoreductase subunit alpha, yielding MERSVIIGGEAGEGIKEGTNLLSKVLVNIGYSVFTYHDYPSLIRGGHNFSTVRFSNEEVKSPVKMGDYIVALDDRSVRRHREDAKTETVWILDEGVKEEVNGKVIRLPIRKEVKGVMRSSATLGALLKAFRIPEEEGLAVLKELKNYEENERIFKRFYEISQEVEEIVEVEGIKGEYISGSEAIALGAVDGGLNVYIAYPMTPASPVLHFLASKKRELGVKVVQPENEIGVINMVLGAAYAGGRSMTGTSGGGFALMTETLSLAGMSETPVVIYEAQRGAPSTGVPTYTEQADLLFVLFAGHGDFPRIVVAPSDAKECYLLTREALNLAWKFQVPVVVLGSKNVGESFYTQEIVREKVVEEPKVWSGSGEYRRYEITEDGVSPLAFPGTKGVVVKATSYEHNEEGITTEEPSEIVRMMDKRERKRKTIEEFFRKRDDTVSVGGDLSSRRVLVTWGENWGVCCEVGEELGYKAVKPNYLEPFPSERLLSELEGAEEVTVVELSPSGQFEKLLKMNGISVNNRFRKYDTRPIFKEELAEFLSGGRDA
- a CDS encoding thiamine pyrophosphate-dependent enzyme; translation: MLNLKTKAEITWCPGCGNFGILKAFESAVNELSNEVPVENFVIASGIGCHGKIVDYINLNSFYSIHGRALSNLEGMRLVNDKLVCVGFVGDGDIYAEGVSHLIFAAKRNVNITAIVHDNRSYSLTTGQFTPTSPSKFKGKSTPEGPPEDPINPLLLMLSSGATFVARGFAGDIPHLTYLIKEAIKHKGFSFIDVLQPCVTFFNTFPFYRKHCYKLEEVNHDVTNFELAVERAKEWDYNDDSEDVRIPIGIFYRVEKPTYEERVG
- a CDS encoding acetate--CoA ligase family protein, translated to MDKNIGDFPLLLTEPEVYELLKKYRIETPRYRVFTRGETPNWSTFPAVLKIVSREKLHKSNVGGVVFVSSKDELIKKLKEFEGRFPDVEKFIVEEKISGIEAFVGVKRDDSFLHSIGTGTGGIFVELFKDVVFIPLESSREETLNSLKKTKLFRLIEGFRNFRGNLELFLDFIEKLKTLLRENLEIYELDLNPTFITEERVVPADGRAFLKELPKREEFSPLDGEIFRPQTVAVIGASNNPKKVGYALVRNLEHFKGKLFPVNPKYEEVLGFKCYPSVKEIPEEVDCSLIAVPSKLVPEVLRECGEKGIKLSVVISAGFGETGEEGKRLEERLKEICKKYKMRLLGPNTLGFMVPSLKLNASFSSSMPPAGNVSFLSQSGALITAVVDRAIEERFGFSEVVSLGNQADIEITETIELAVRNRDTKVILSYVEGVRFGRELLSFVGEKPTVFIKAGRGESGKRAAASHTGSLAGDYKLFRDLIETKGGIVVDSLEEAFDVCNFLKTYGRLRGKRILIVTNAGGPGTLASDYSEEFGLELISISPVKEELSKYLPPNWSRINPVDLIGDATSDRYRNAFKVLEKLDWDVCLVIVTPQSMTDSPEIAQEVIKLRNRTKRAVVGCFMGGHSVRTAVEILKSEGIPVYPDPFRAVNSIRRGVWSVQSSSEERPERE